The Ketobacter alkanivorans genome includes the window ATCCTCGTCCGCGCAAGCTGATTGATGCGCTCTATCGCTGTATCCGCTAGATATCGTCGGCAGGATGCTGGGCTGTAAATTGTTGATGGCTGCGGCCATCGCACAGCGGCCCTTTACTGCTGTGTTTACAGCCGCAAAAGAAGTAAATCTGATCTTTTGATGGATTGACTCTTACCGGAGAGAAGCCGGTATCTTTGTGGCTGCCATCGCAAAAGGGTTGGCGTGCGCTGAGCCCGCAGCTGCACCACCACAAATCCTGCCCTTTTTTGATGGGGGTGGGAAAGGGCAGCGCACTGGCTACCCTGGGGCTGAGTTTGTCTTGCTCAGGCACGGGACACGTACTTGCCCGTGACAGTGCTGACTTTGATGTGCTCCCCTGACTCAATG containing:
- a CDS encoding CDGSH iron-sulfur domain-containing protein, with the protein product MPEQDKLSPRVASALPFPTPIKKGQDLWWCSCGLSARQPFCDGSHKDTGFSPVRVNPSKDQIYFFCGCKHSSKGPLCDGRSHQQFTAQHPADDI